Within the Arthrobacter caoxuetaonis genome, the region CAGCCGGAACCACTGAACCCGTCATTGGCCCGGCTGACCTCACCCTCCCCGAGGGTGTCCACACGATCGTTTACGCCTGGGGCTCGCTGGAAGACGGCAACCTGGCCCTCGCCACGCAGACGATCGAAGGCATGGAAAGCGCACCGAACGCCGTACCCGGTGCCTTGCCGGCCGCTGAGGACAACTCCGGTGCCATGCTGGCCGCAGCCGGCGGGCTGACCCTGATGGCACTGGCCGGCACGGCCTTCGTCGCACGCCGCCGCAGCACGGCCAAGGCTGAGTCCGGCCTCTAGGCCCCACGGCGCCCTGCGCCCTCCAGCGAAGGTGCAGCGCGGCTCCCATGGCCGCGCTGCACCTTCCTTCAGCCACCCCTTCAACCACAGTCCAGGAGGAGAACCCCCTATGACCAAGGCCGCACGTCAGCGCCGCTTCCTCGCGGGCGCACTGCTCGTCGCAGGAACCCTGGGAATCGGCGCCTGCGGCACCGGAGCATCCGCGCCGGAACCAGTTGCCACCCAGACGCAGGCCTCATCCAGTGCACCGGCGGCTGGGGCCCCTGCACCGGTTCCCCTCGGGGATCCCGGGAATATTCCTGTCCGGCAGGCCTCACCGGAGGCATCGGAAAGCATCCCGGCACCGGTCCGGGTACAGGTGGAAGGAACCGGGATTGACCTTGAAGTCGTGCCCGTCGGCGTAGAGGAGAACGGCGCCATGACCATTCCCGACAATCATTTCCAGGCCGGGTGGTACCGCTACGGGCCGGCTCCAGGTGCAGCATCAGGCTCTTCAGTGCTGGCAGCGCACGTCGATTCGCAGACCGAAGTCCTGCCCATCGCGTCCTTGAAGGACGTTGAACCCGGAACCCGCGTGATCGTCACCAGGGAGGACGGCACCACCCTCACCTACCAAACGGAAAAGGTTGAAAACATCGCCAAGCGTTCGCTTGACGGCCACCGCCTCTTCGACCGCACCGGCGGGCACCTGCTGAAGCTGGTTACCTGCGGCGGCAAGTGGCTCGACACGGAGAATG harbors:
- a CDS encoding class F sortase, which produces MTKAARQRRFLAGALLVAGTLGIGACGTGASAPEPVATQTQASSSAPAAGAPAPVPLGDPGNIPVRQASPEASESIPAPVRVQVEGTGIDLEVVPVGVEENGAMTIPDNHFQAGWYRYGPAPGAASGSSVLAAHVDSQTEVLPIASLKDVEPGTRVIVTREDGTTLTYQTEKVENIAKRSLDGHRLFDRTGGHLLKLVTCGGKWLDTENDYEDNVVLTATPVS